The Lusitaniella coriacea LEGE 07157 region AGCACGGCGCGATCGCGCGGTATTAGCCGAAGCACTACACTGCGAAATTCAAATTCAAGAACAGTCTGGCACTCAAACATAATATCGAGGAAAGCTAATGCGAAAACTCAAATATTACGTTGCTTGTAGCCTTGATGGATTCATTGCTCATCAAGACGGTTCATTCGACGGCTTTTTGATGGAAGGCGAAGCCGTAACCGACTATATCGAATCTCTAAAAAACTTCGATGTCGTTCTTATGGGACGCAAAACCTACGAGACGGGTTTAAAAGAAGGGAAAACAAACCCATATCCAATGATGAAAAGTTACGTTTTCTCGCAGACCATGAAAGAAAGTCCAGATGAAAAAGTTGAGCTGGTTTCAGAGAATGCAGGCAAATTAGTTCGACGCTTGAAACAAGAAACGGGTCGAGATATTTATCTTTGTGGCGGTGGGAATTTAGCAACAACGCTATTTGCAGAAAACTTGATTGACGAAATCATCCTTAAAATCAATCCCTTTCTTATGGGTTCGGGAATTCCACTTTTTGCTGATGTTATTCCACAAACGGCTTTAGAACTTACAAACAGCAGGATTTACGATAGCGGAATCGTCTGGCTGAACTACGAAGCGAAACATTGACGTGCTACACTTGGATCTAAATAGATCTCATCCGAAGGACTACAGCACTCAAAAAACTCAAATTCAACTTGTCACTCCTGCTGACGTGAAAGAATGGATACAAAGAGCAATCGAGCAAGGTTGGCAACCTAAAACACCGGGTTCAACTTTTAAAGTGAGTGTTGAAAGCGATTGCTTCATTGCAGCAATTTAAATTGCACTTCCGACAAAAACAAAATCATGTCCACCTATTGTTACTTTCAGCAGATATCTCCGAAAGTCATAATAAAGCTGCAAATCCATCCTAGTGTTGTCGATCTTTTTCAGGATGCTCATACGTTAAAGGAGTATTCAGATAATTACTGGAGTGGCATAGAATCTCTTCAAGAAGATTGGGAATTTGTAGATGAAGATTTGGGAGAACAAGAACGAATTACTCCTGAGATTTACGAGCAAATTAGCTCGGATATTCCTGAAATTATTGAAGCGGGATTAGTCGAAGATTGTTGGATTGGGAGTACCGACTCTTTTGATTGGCTTGAGAATGAAGGATTAGTCGGTGCTGATATTGGTAATGATGGGTATTACAGCTATCTTTCTTATCTCACACCCAAACAAGTCGAAATAATGACAGAAAAACTACAAAAATTTCAACAGCAGAATTATATCAAGGTATATAAGATTTTATACCCCAGATCTTATGAACCCGAACAAAATGAGGAGGATGAAGCGGATTTTTGGAAGCATTTTGATACAATATCAAGCTACTGTCAGGAAGCAGTAAAAAGTGGCAATGGAATGTTATTGTCCTACAGTGGTTAGTAATCGGGCTAACAGGTGAGTTGCCTCGGTATAGAGATTGAGAAGCGCGATCGCGCCATCTCCAATCCCCACTCTATATTTTAAAGATAAACAACCGCTATACTTTCTTCAGAAGATTTATCTTGAATAACCACCGTATTGTAAGGCATTGTATTCGTTCCAAAAGGAACCGGCATCTTGAACGTTCCGCTACTTTGCTTGAGTTCGCCAAGGCAAAGACTTCTTTCTAAATCTGCGTCAGCCGCAAGATAAACAGTAGACTCCGAGGCATCGTCTATTTGCAAATTTTTGAAATGAACGGCTTCACCGCCATCCGGATCGATCCCTAAAACGATCGTTCCTCTTACCCTTTGTTCTTCCTGGCTTTCGAGTTTGCCCATTTTGATCTTTTCGGGATCTTGATTGCTCATCTATACTTTCCTCTCGTTCGGCTAGATTTATCTAGCTAAATAGTAAAAAAATCCCACACAAGGTTCTAGACTCTGAGGATAGAGATTTCCGCGATCGCGCTCTATCTAAAGAGTGAATTTTAAATCGCCCCATTCCAAAAATACTAAGATTGCTGTGGCGCTGTTGTGTCCTCCCTCGACCGATATTCGGCAATCTCTCTGACCCGATAAATAGGTCTACCTTGAGATTCATGGTAAGTGCGCATCAGCAATTCTCCCAGCAAACCGATACTAAAAAGCTGAATTCCAGTTAACAACAGAAGAATCGTTAAAATTAAGAGCGGGCGACCTTCAAGACTTTCTCCAAGAGCGAACTTGGCAAAGGTTAAATACAATCCCAAGAGAACCCCTACAACCCAGGAAAGCAAGCCAACATAGCCAAAAATATGCATGGGGCGCGTCAGGAACTTTTTCATAAAAAAGACCGTAAACAAGTCCATCGCAACCCGGAAAGTGCGTCCCAAACCATACTTGCTTTCCCCATAGCGGCGAGCGTGGTGACCGACGGGCATTTCAGTAATTCTTGCCCCTTCAATAAACGCAAGAGCGGGTAAAAAGCGGTGCAATTCGCCGTAAAGATTCATATCCGCCAGCAATTCCGAACGATAGGCTTTGAGAGAACAACCATAATCGTGAATCTTAACCCCCGTAATCTTGCCAATGAGCCAGTTCGCGATTTTGGAGGGAAGCAATCGAGTCAGAGCAGCATCTTGGCGTTTTTCACGCCATCCGCTCACCAAATCGTACCCTTCATCGAGTTTTGCCAGAAGTCGGGGAATATCTGCCGGATCGTTTTGCAAATCCCCATCGAGGGACACAATGACTTGACCTCGCGCGTAGTGAAATCCGGCAGCCATTGCTGGGGTTTGACCGTAATTACGGCGCAGCAAAATGGCGCGCAACTGCGGAATGGTTTGAGTTTGTTCTTTAAGCTGTTCGGCGGAACCGTCGCGGGAACCGTCGTCGATGCAAATAATTTCGTAGCTGAGTCCCGTATCCTGGAGACTATTTTGGATCGCTTCTAGCAATTGAGGAATGCTATCCACTTCGTTATAAATCGGGACAACGACAGACAAATCGAGACGTATGGGTAAAGAAGGGAGCGATCCTTCAGTTTGTTGGGGAAAGAATGAGCTGTTCATTTAAATTCATTCACAATGGTTCACGTGTCTAGATCTTTGAAAGAGTGGGTTGCCGACCGCGCGCGGGAAACAAGCCAACGTTCGTTCAACCACGCCAATCCAGCACCAAGGGCTTCAGCTAACGTACCGATCAGGCGATATAAAATTACAATGCTAATAATAAGCCCTGAAGATAATGTTCCTTCCAAGAGCGCGATCGCGGTCGCTTCAAAAACCCCAATTCCTCCAGGCGCGCCGGGAACCACCAACCCCAACAACCAGGCAATACAAAATGCACTCAGAACCGCGGGAATCTGCTCGATGCTGAGGGAATGGAGCGCAAACACCACAAATAAAAATCCCGTTCCCCGCAAACCCACAAACCCAATTTCCCCCAACAAAGGAATCAGGGGATAGCGCTTGACTCGCTGCGTCTGCGGTTCGGAAGAATTTTTTCCCTTCTTTTTCCCTTTCACCTTTGCTAAATAGTTGAGGATGGGATTCAAAATGCGCGGATGGAATGCCACCAAAAGCCCGCAGAGAAAGGGCAGGCGAATCCCAATATTTCCCTGGGGAGCGCAGATTAAAGCAACCGCTAAAGCAGCAGCAGCCATCAGCAAGGGTTCGAGCAAGACGCTGACCGTTGCGATTCCAAAAGATGCACCAACATCTTGCGCGGCTTTAATTCGACCGTAATAGTGCCAAACATTTCCCGGTAGATACTTGGCAATATTGGTTTTGAGATATGTGCGAATGCTCCATAACAATTTTGCGGGTTGGTTGAATTCCCGAAGAATCCACCCCCACACGCACCCCGACCACATATGAGCAATCAAGGTAAAACCAAACGCAATTGCCAAAAGCATCCAACCCGAATGATCGATCCGAATCGCGATCGCGTCCTGCCAGCGATCTTTAATCGTTTTAACTAAGAAAAATAAAATTCCGCCCAAAACCAACCATCGCAAATAAGGTTTTATACGAGTGAAAGCTTGGCGGAGGAAAGTGTTCATGAGGAAATCGGCAACGCTCTCCTTTTATTATCTGTTACATCCTACACTTCAAACACCGTTTCTTGTGATCTGGATCGCTGCAACATCCTACAGGGATCGCATTATTTTTGTGTTACGGATCGCCTTTCGAGCCGATGAAACTCACCCATCGGTTAAGGACTCAATCACCTGCTCCAACAGAAAAATGGGTGATAGTAGTTGCATTGGATTATTCCATTCAAATTACTGCTTCTTCCATAACCATAATCTTAAGGTTATTTTAATTTTTTTCTTCAAGTTCGCGCATTTACTTAAAGAAGCAAGAAGTTCAAAAAAAGTCAAATAGTTTTCGGAATCAGGGAAAGAACGCTTGAAGTTAGAACCTATCACAATACAAATTCTAAAAAAAGCTGTGAAAACTTCAATTCTAAATCAATTTATCAACTTTCTTCAGGAAGAACTGGCACTTCCTTCTGAATCCATCAAAACTGCCCTCCGTCAGTGCGAAGAGAATATCGGAATCGGTCATTTACCGATGGTTCTTTGGCAGTATGGTTTAGTTAACCTCAAGCAATTGGATTTGATTTTTGAGTGGCTAGAAACCGCTTAGGGGGAAATTTAGAAGTCTAAGGAATATTCGTTTAGAATCCGATTTTAACTCAAATAATTCGTTTATCGTTCCTGACCTATTTTTCCACCTAAAAATTTATGCCCTCAAAAGAAAATAGAAACCTGGTTTTCCCCAAAGCCAGGTTTCTTGTTGTATAGCAGTAAGCACTCAGCGATCGGTCATCAGCTTTAAATTTACGCCTAGTGTAGATTAGGCGCTCAAACACCTATCCTATCGCTGTTTCTTCTTACTAAGCTAAAACACATTCAAGTTGGGTATTGGGCGCTCTGTATCAAAGCCGTCAATCTCTCACCGCGTCACCGTATCACCGTTTCTCCGCGTCACCCCAAGTCACAATTTAAATGCATAACAGCTTATTTCCTATTCCCTGTTCCCTCACCCTAGCAAGGGTTTTAGGGTGTTCGCATTAGGCGTAATTCCGAGAAATTGGCTTTGAAATTGGTCTTAAGACAGCATATTCTGGACATGGATCGCGATCGAAGAACAGAATTACCATTCCAAATCGATCGTTTTCCATGAAGTTCAGTGCATCCAAGATAAATTATTATCAGTCTCAATCTGGCTGCGGGCATTGCAGTTAGATTGAAGAGATCAACACTCAATCAATTGCTTCGGAGTTATCGATTCTTATGGTGTTTGACAAATTACGCGCGTGCCGTACTTCGGCAGATCCCGCCCAGATCGCGCCCTTTCCCACTGCACTCCTGCTTCAATCCTTACTCTGTTTGGGCATCATTTCCTTCGTATCGCCAGAAGCACGAGCGATTGATTTGCTCCTCGCCCCTCAAGCAAAACCCCCCAACCCAACAACGTCAAACACCGAAACAGACTCAATTGCCCAAATTCCCGACCTCAACGAAGACCGCTTTATTCAACCCGATACCGAACCTCCCGAACCTCTCGCACCCGAAGAACCCGCCCCCGAACCGCAAGAACCAGAAACTCCCCCGCAACCCATCCCCTCCGAACCACTTCCCGGCAACATTCAAGTCAACAGCATTACTCTGGTTGGGAGTACGATCTTTTCTCGTGACGACTTTGCCGAAGAAATCGCACGGCTTGAAGGCAAAAAAGTTGCCCAAGAAGCACTTGAAGAATTAACCGATCGCGTGACCGAACGTTACTTAGAAGCAGGCTATATCACCTCCAGAGCGATCTTAGACGAAAAATCCCTCGCGAGCGGTGATATTCAAGTCCAAGTCCTTGAAGGTCGCGTAGAAGAGATTGAAGTTGAAGGCACAGACCGCTTAGGAAACTACGTGCGATCGCGCGTCGGATTGGGAACCACCACCCCCATCAACACCGCTGCATTAGAAAATCAACTGCGACTCTTGCGCTCAGACCCCCTCTTCGAAAACGTTGAAGCCAGTTTGCGCACGGGAAGCGAACCGGGAAGTAGTATTGTTGTCGTTCGAGTTACCGAAACTCGCCCTTTCAGAGGCAGCGCTAGTGTAGACAACTACTCACCGCCCAGCGTCGGTTCGGAACGCATTAGCTTCAATGCCAGTTACCGCAACCTCACGGGATTGGGAGATGAAGTTGCCGCCTCTTTTAGAACTACTGCCCAAGGCGGATCTCGCACTGTTGATGTCCTTTATCGCGTTCCCCTCAATCCGATGAATGGCACGCTGCAACTGAGAACTTCCTTGAATTGGAACGACGTGGTACAAGGAATCGGTCAAGTTTTGGATATTAGCGGAAACTCCCAACTCTACGACATTAGTTTCCGGCAACCCCTGGTGAGAACGCCCAGCGAGGAATTAGCGCTCTCTGTGGGTTTTACCCATCAAACCGGTCAAACCTTTACCTTTGCGGGACCCTTTCCCTTTGGATTTGGGCCCGATGCAGAGGGACGAAGTACCACCAGCGTGTTTAAGTTCGGACAGGACTACGTACTGCGAGAAGTATCCGGGGCGTGGGCATTGCGCTCGCAGTTCAATATTGGGACGGGTTTGTTCGACGCAACCAGCAACGAAAGTCCGGTTCCCGACAGTCACTTTTTTAGTTGGTTGGGACAGGTGCAGCGCGTGCAAGTGTTGAATGAAAATAACTTTTTGATTATTTCTGCGGATTTGCAACTATCGAGTGCGGGGTTATTACCTTCCCAGCAATTTGTGATTGGGGGCGGTCAATCGGTACGGGGCTATCGGCAAAATGTGCGGGCGGCAGATAATGGGTTTCGCTTCTCGATTGAAGATCGCATCACCCTACAACGGGACGAAGCCGGGGTTGCTCGATTTTTGTTTATTCCCTTTTTCGAGACGGGTTTGGTGTGGAATCGGTCGAATAACCCCAATACGCTGCAAGATCAGCGCTTTATCGCAGGATTGGGGGCGGGTTTCATTTGGCAGCCCATCGAACCGTTGACCATTAAACTCGATTATGGCGTTCCTTTAGTTAATTTGAGCGATCGCGGGGAAAATGCCCAAGATGATGGCTTTTACTTCAGCGTCATTTATCAGTTTTAAAGCTGATAGGAGAAAGGGTATAGTTGAATTAAGCGCGATCGCGAAAGTTTAATTTCTTTTTTTTTGAAACAACTATGACACTCATTGACTCTAATGCTTGGCATCACTGGGTCGATCAATTCTGTACCGTTCTGTTTTTCGGAACCGTCGTTGGAGCTTTTTGGTTTGCCTCGCGAATGGATTAATTTAAAGCTCTTTAGGGAGCAAATTTTAAATTCTTCTTCAGGAAGACTCTTTTATATCTGCTTTTCTCCGATGCATTAGCAGAAAAATCATTCGCAAATCCACTAAACTCGTTTTACTTCAGCCTCATCGATCGGTTTTAAAGCTTATAGTTGAAGTAAGCGCGATCGCGTAATGAAGTTGACTGCCTCTTTAGTAGAACGTTCCTTAAGTTCGCAAACTAATTTTAATGCTTGACTGGATTACTAACACAATTACTTCCCTGGGATACTGGGGAATTGCCCTTTTGATGTTTCTTGAAAATGTCTTTCCTCCCATTCCCTCGGAGGTATGGTCAAGCGCAAACAAAAAAAAATAGATTCGGTTGCATCTATCAAAAGTGGTATTTTATTAAATAAAAATCTGTAAATATATAACTATATTGGGATGCTAAGTTCCTCGAATCTTGTTTTAAATGGATTACGATGAATTTGATTTAGCGATTTATATGGATTTAATTTCCCAAGTAGAGATCGAAGATTTAGCAAAAATTGAGCAACAACCTTGTGTCTCGATCTATATCCCGACAGTGATGGCAGGGCCAGAGACTCGTCAAAATTCAATTCGCTACAAAAACGCAATTACAGAAGCAGAAGAACATTTAGAAAAGCGAGGAAGTAGCGATACCCAAGTTCAGGAAATTTTAAAACCCGCTCGATTGTTGATAGAAGATTATGACTTTTGGCAGAACCAAAGCGAAGGTTTAGCGGTGTTTATTGCTGCCGATTTCCTGCGTTATTATCGCTTACCCCATTGTTTTACTCAATCATCTGTCGTTAGCAGCCGCTTCCAGCTTAAGCCTTTGCTGCCCTGGTTCGCCAGAGATAGGAAGTTTTATCTTCTTGCACTTTCGCAGAACGAGCTAAAACTGTTTTTATGCGATCGATATGGAATTCAAGAGGTTGAAGATTTGCCTGATGAGGTACCGCAAAGTTTAGCAGAAGCATTGCGATACGACGATCCCCAAAAACAACTCCAGCATCATAGCGGCGATGGTTCCGGTAGTGCTGCCGTTTACCACGGTCAAGGTGTCGGTACGACCGATAATAAGGAGAAAATTAAAGAGTATTGCCAAAAAATCGACAGTGGCTTGCAGTCATTATTCAACAAAGAATCATTTCCTCTTGTGTTAGCGGGTGTTGAGTATGTCGTCTCGATTTATCAGCAAGCTAATTCTTACGCGCATCTCCTGTCTGAAGGGGTGATTGGTAATCCCGAAAATATTCAGCATCAGGAATTGCACCAGCAAGCGTTGCAAGTCATAGAACCCCGTTGGCAAGCTGAGGAACAGCAAGCAATTGCTACTTATCAAGAATCAATCCAATTAGCTGACACGACAGAGAAAGCGAGTTCGCAACTTGAAAGGATTGTACCTGCTGCTTACAACGGTCAGGTGGATACTCTCTTGATTGCAGAGGACTGGGAAGCTTGGGGGAAATTTGACCCGCAGGCGAATAAAGTCGAGAGACAAACTTCACCGCAAACGCAGGATATCGACCTCATTGATTTTGCTGCGGTGCATACTTTTCTGAAGGGAGGTTATATCTACAGTATGCCGATGGAGAAGATGCCAACGACCGACAAACCGATTGCTGCTATTTTCCGCTATCCAGTAGCTGCGGTAACGGTCTAAATATAGCTCATTGAAAGATTTTGATGTCAGCCATCAGCTTGATATATCGAGTAAACCCTATTATTTTTGGTAAAACAGATATTAGACTCCCTATTTCGATGGTGGTATGACGAATTTTTTTCAGTGGTTTGCAGGTATGGGTCGGCGCGGCTTAAGGGTATGCTCGATCTTAGTTTGCGCGATCGCGCTCTCAAGTTGTACCGGGCTTTTAGCAACTTCTGGCGAACCCGTTTCCCAGATGGTGACCAGCACCCTGAGCGATCCCAAAACCTTTAATTATGCTTTCAATCAAGAGTTTCCCCATGTATTTCTGCGTACGGCAGAGGGATTGGTGTCAGAAAACTCTGAAACGGCTGAAATTGAGCCTAACCTTGCGGAGTCCTGGGAAATTTCGGAAGACCGGTTGCGCATCATTTTCACGCTGCGCGACGGGTTAAAGTGGTCGGATGGGGAACCCCTAACGGTTGATGATGTCATCTTCACCTATAACGATATCTATCTCAACGAAGCGATTCCCACCGATACAAGAGATATTTTGCGAGTGGGAGAAAGCAAACAACTCCCCACGGTTCGCAAGCTAGATGAGAGACGGGTTGAATTTATCGTTCCCGAACCCTTTGCACCGTTTCTCGCTACGACGGGTCTGCCGCTTTTACCCGCTCACGCATTGCGCGAGTCGGTGGAAACCAAAACCCCCGATGGAAAGCTGAAATTTTTAACGAAATGGGGCGTTGATACTCCCCCAGACGAAATTATTGTTAACGGGCCCTATAAAATCAAAAGTTACGCCACTGGCGAGCGCGTGGTCTTCGAGCGCAATCCTCACTATTGGCGCAAGGACGAAGCGGGTCAGCAACTCCCGTATTTAGATGAGTTGGTTTGGCAAATTGTGGAGAGCCAAGATACTTCCCTCTTGCAGTTTCGTTCTGGGGGATTGGATGCGGTGGGGACTTCGCCGGATTTTTTCTCTTTGCTCAAACGGGAGGAAAAACGGGGCAAATTTACGATTTATAATGCGGGTCCGGCATATGGAACCACGTTTATTTCTTTCAATCTCAATAAAGGAAAACGGAATGGTAAACCGTTAGTCGATCCTGTTAAATCCCGTTGGTTCAACACGCTCGAATTTCGTCAAGCGGTTGCTTACGCGATCGATCGCCAGACAATGATTAATAATACTTTTCACGGATTAGGCGTTCTACAAAACTCTCCCATCTCCATTCAATCGCCCTTTTATTTCCCACCGGAGAAGGGGTTAAAAACCTACGATTACAACCTCGAAAAAGCGAAAGAGCTACTTCTTAGTGCGGGGTTTAAATATAACAACAAAGAACAACTTCTTGATGCGGAAGGCAATCGCGTTCGTTTCGTTGCAATTACCAATGCAGAGAATAAAATTCGGGTGGCAATGCTCGCTCAAATCAAACAGGATCTGAGTAAAATTGGCATTGAAGTTCAACTCAATCCGATTTCTTTTAGTATTCTTGTAGATAAACTCTCCGATTCTCTCGATTGGGAGTGCTATTTACTTGGGTTTACGGGGGGAAATGAACCCAATAGCGGTGCTAATATTTGGTCGGTTGATGGAGGGTTACACAGTTTCAATCAAAAACCCCCAGCGGGTCAACCTGCCCTTGAAGGACGAGAAGTTTACGATTGGGAGCAGGAAATCAGCGATCTTTATATCCAGGGCGCGCGAGAGTTGGACTTGGAGAAACGGAAGGAAATTTATGGAGAAACGCAACGCCTGACACAGGAGTATTTACCTGCCATTCATCTGGTCAATCCTCTCTCGTTAGGGGCAGTGCGCGATCGTTTTCAGAATATAAAATACGTGGCACTCCCCGATAAGTTTTGGAATATTCACGAAATCAAAATGAGCGAAGAAGATTGAAAACGAAACTTAATTTGCCGTGGGTAAATATTTAACATCTGCGAGTGCAGATCTCGATTCGCTATTAAACTTCGGAATAACACTAAAACTTCCATCTGTTTCGAGGACAACAGCTTCTACCTCTTCAATTGCCGCAATTCCACTGGAACGAATGGCAGCTAAAACTTCTCCCTTGGCAACTCGTTCGCGCTTGAGGATAGAATGTTGTAATTGTCCTTGATAAAGGAGTAATGAGGGTTCTGCTTTTAACAATTTTTGCATTACGTTTGAACGAACCGAAATCCAGGTAATTGCATACTGGAAAAAGACCAATAATCCAACGGCTAAAGCACCCTGGAGCAAAGAAGTGTCTTTCGATAAGAGTAGCGTTGACAAGATCGACCCAAAGGCGATTGTGACAACAAAGTCAAAAGCATTCCATTTTGATAGGGTTCGTTTCCCAGAGATGCGGAGTAGGAAGATGATAACTAAATATGCAGGAGCGCCAATGATGAGCGTATCGAGTAGAGCGTTAGGGTTATTAAACAAATTAATTCTCCGGGAGTGTTTGAATTCGCAAATTTCTATCGCCAGCTCCCTTCCAAAAGCCAAAACGTTACTTTCAAAAGGGAGCTAATTGCTTAGGGTATTACATTGATTTAGCCAATTTCATCTAGTCGATTAGACTGTTAGTGAAATTGGGTATTTGACTAGGATTAGGATTCTGTAGCGGGGACAACTTTAACGTCCATGTTGACTTCTTTGACCCCCAAAATTTCCTTCGCTAAAGGTTCGATTGTATCGTATTCCTCTTGGTCGGTAACGGTTCCAACTATACCCACTACCCCTTCTTCTGCATCGACGGTCAGTTTGGCGCGAGGAATATTTGCTTCTAGCTTCGCGCGAACTTCGCTTTCAAGATCGGAATCGTTTCTTTCGGTTTGATCCCCTGCGATATCGTTTCGTTGCTCCCGCGCTCGAATATCAGAATCGAGTTGCTCTTGGCGTATTTCGCTGGAGGCATCTTCTCTTGTTTCTTCAACGTCTTGTGGATCTTCAACTTCTCCATCTACGGAAGAAGGCGCATCTGCACTGGTTCTGGCGGTGTCACAAGCAACAGCACCCGTCAGCAACAGACTTCCTAGCAAAAATGCGGTCAGTTTATTCATAGTTCTTTTACGGTAATTCATCAATGGGATTGAGATTTGTTAGAATTCAGTGTCTTATCTAACGGGTTGTAGAAGTGCGATCTACGGGAATAAGCGCGTCGTAGATTCCCAATTCTTCAACGCCGTGGAGACGCATGAGCGCTTCTATTTGCTGAATTTCAGCTTCTGTTCCATTCGCCATAACGAGGTAACTGCCATTGGCAACGCGATCGCTGTATAGTTTCGCTCTTTCTTCAGGAATTCCCAGTCCCACCAGAGCGCCGACTAATCCCCCAGCAGCAGCACCGATTGCACCACCGGCTAAAGTTGTCGCGATCGCGGTTGCTTCTGCTCCT contains the following coding sequences:
- a CDS encoding BON domain-containing protein produces the protein MNKLTAFLLGSLLLTGAVACDTARTSADAPSSVDGEVEDPQDVEETREDASSEIRQEQLDSDIRAREQRNDIAGDQTERNDSDLESEVRAKLEANIPRAKLTVDAEEGVVGIVGTVTDQEEYDTIEPLAKEILGVKEVNMDVKVVPATES